One segment of Rhodanobacter thiooxydans DNA contains the following:
- a CDS encoding efflux RND transporter periplasmic adaptor subunit has product MKSVLRHVAMSLVVVALAGCGNRNPPAATRGASPALAGLVVHAQAARDEQVWDGVVEAVNQATITAQTNARVIELPHDVNDVVARGDVLVRFTDVEQKSARSAAQAQVAAAEATYREAAATYERIKAVYAKGFVSATQMDQQRAQRDAAQAALASARAQSEQVGQALDYTVLRAPYAGIITRRYVQVGEAVQAGPPSPQPLIALQSLDELRVSVQVPQSAVDAIRRFHAADVLPGGDGARRVAASSVKVFPYADPDTHTFTVRLQLPAGDSGLYPGMTVKVAFATGEAKRLLLPASALVQRGELVGVYVLDEHGVALRQLRIGHRIADKVEVLAGLDDGERIATDPAAAARWLTADHRAGAAP; this is encoded by the coding sequence TGTTGTCGTTGCGCTGGCCGGTTGCGGCAACCGGAATCCGCCGGCCGCCACGCGGGGTGCGTCGCCGGCGTTGGCTGGCCTGGTCGTGCACGCGCAGGCGGCGCGTGACGAACAGGTCTGGGATGGCGTGGTGGAGGCGGTGAACCAGGCCACCATCACCGCACAGACCAATGCGCGGGTGATCGAGCTGCCGCATGACGTCAACGACGTCGTGGCCAGGGGCGACGTGCTGGTGCGCTTCACCGACGTCGAGCAGAAGTCGGCGCGCAGCGCGGCGCAGGCGCAGGTCGCCGCGGCCGAGGCGACCTACCGGGAAGCTGCCGCGACGTACGAGCGGATCAAGGCGGTCTACGCGAAGGGTTTCGTCTCCGCCACGCAGATGGATCAACAACGCGCCCAGCGCGACGCGGCGCAGGCGGCACTGGCGTCGGCCCGGGCCCAGTCCGAGCAGGTGGGCCAGGCGCTGGACTACACGGTGCTGCGCGCGCCCTATGCGGGCATCATCACCCGGCGCTATGTGCAGGTGGGCGAGGCGGTGCAGGCCGGTCCGCCGTCGCCGCAGCCGTTGATCGCGCTGCAGTCGCTGGACGAGCTGCGGGTCAGCGTGCAGGTGCCGCAGAGCGCGGTCGACGCCATCCGCCGTTTCCATGCGGCCGATGTGCTGCCCGGCGGCGACGGCGCGCGGCGAGTGGCCGCCAGCAGCGTCAAGGTGTTTCCGTATGCCGACCCGGACACGCACACCTTCACCGTGCGGCTGCAGTTGCCCGCGGGCGACAGCGGCCTGTACCCGGGCATGACGGTGAAGGTCGCCTTCGCCACCGGCGAGGCGAAGCGCCTGCTGCTGCCGGCCAGTGCGCTGGTGCAACGTGGCGAGCTGGTCGGCGTGTACGTGCTGGACGAGCACGGCGTGGCCCTGCGCCAGCTGCGCATCGGCCATCGTATCGCGGACAAGGTCGAGGTACTGGCCGGGCTCGATGACGGCGAGCGGATCGCCACCGACCCGGCCGCCGCCGCGCGCTGGCTGACGGCCGATCACCGTGCAGGAGCGGCGCCATGA
- a CDS encoding efflux RND transporter permease subunit — MSESRLGFSGGIAHAFQTSPLTPILAIAALLLGLVAVMITPREEEPQIDVTMANVMVPFPGADVRDVENLVAFPLEQKLAELEGVKHVYSVSRPGMAVMTVEFQVGVPRQAAIVRLYNQVFQNQGFVPPNLGVGQPLVRPMGIDDVPVMALTLWSDDPAQGPVQLAEVAHTLETELKRVPGTRDVYTIGAPERAVVVDLDAAKLAAYGMAVGDLANALRAANVVTQAGDRVTDNREVPVTAGRFLADAADVAQLVIGLKNGQPVFLSDVATVRQGADLPSRYVWFGAPAGKAGPASGNAPAVTLAVAKKPGTNAADITDAIATRLHALEGVAIPAGMHVAVTRDYGRTATDKADKLIHKLIFATFSVVLLVLLTMGWREAIVVGSAVIITLALTLFASWAMGFTINRVSLFALIFSIGILVDDAIVVVENIHRHMALGGRSLREAIPAAVSEVGGPTILATFTVIAALLPMAFVSGLMGPYMRPIPINASAGMLLSLAVALVVTPWLALKLLGRHRHADTAPADRGTAEGDAANGSRLHRVFRRLMLPFLDGDRAPRRRHLLFAAMGVLVLAAVGLVVVKAVVLKMLPFDNKSEFQIVVDMPEGSTLERTNRLLGELAQAVAKVPEVMNWQGYAGTAAPITFNGLVRQYYLRSGPIVGDLQVNLVDKHERSRQSHAIALAVRPALAKIGARYGASVKVVEVPPGPPVLAPIVAEVYGPDYAGVRRMALELARKFRANPDIVDVDTSVEADAPREVLVVDRARAARLGLDQAAIAQVLRTALSGDDATYLMDGHAKYAVPIRLRLNAGDQAAMGQLLALRVRARSGVLVPLSEVVGVQPADRDKAIYHKDLLPYATVTGDDAGATDSPLYGMFSLVGELGHERLDGQLLQQHFTAQPTDTTRAAVKWDGEWQITFETFRDMGLAYSVGLLLIYLLVVGQFRSYVVPLIIMAPIPLTVIGVMPGHALLGVQYTATSMIGMIALAGIIVRNSILLIDFINHALAAGQPLREAVIDAAAVRAKPIVLTGLAAMIGGFFIIDDPIFQGLAVSLIFGILVSTALTLLVIPLLYYVWLQRHPAAGTPAIEGA; from the coding sequence ATGAGCGAATCACGGCTGGGCTTCTCCGGCGGCATCGCGCACGCCTTCCAGACTTCGCCGCTGACCCCGATCCTGGCGATCGCGGCGCTGCTGCTGGGCCTGGTCGCGGTGATGATCACGCCGCGCGAGGAAGAGCCGCAGATCGACGTGACCATGGCCAACGTGATGGTGCCGTTCCCCGGCGCCGACGTGCGCGACGTGGAGAACCTGGTGGCGTTTCCGCTGGAGCAGAAGCTGGCCGAGCTGGAGGGCGTCAAGCACGTCTACTCGGTGAGTCGGCCCGGCATGGCGGTGATGACGGTGGAGTTCCAGGTCGGCGTGCCGCGGCAGGCCGCGATCGTGCGGCTGTACAACCAGGTGTTCCAGAACCAGGGCTTCGTGCCGCCCAACCTGGGCGTGGGCCAGCCATTGGTGCGGCCGATGGGCATCGACGACGTGCCGGTGATGGCGCTCACGCTGTGGAGCGATGACCCGGCGCAGGGGCCGGTGCAACTGGCCGAGGTGGCGCACACGCTGGAGACCGAATTGAAGCGCGTGCCCGGCACGCGCGACGTCTACACCATCGGCGCGCCCGAGCGTGCGGTGGTGGTGGACCTGGATGCGGCGAAACTGGCTGCCTACGGCATGGCGGTCGGCGACCTGGCGAATGCCTTGCGCGCGGCCAACGTGGTCACCCAGGCCGGCGACCGCGTGACGGACAACCGCGAGGTGCCGGTGACCGCCGGACGCTTCCTCGCCGACGCAGCGGACGTGGCGCAGCTGGTGATCGGCCTGAAGAACGGCCAGCCGGTATTCCTCTCCGACGTGGCCACGGTCCGTCAGGGTGCCGACCTGCCCAGCCGCTATGTCTGGTTCGGCGCGCCCGCCGGCAAGGCCGGTCCCGCCAGCGGCAACGCCCCGGCGGTGACCCTTGCCGTGGCGAAGAAGCCTGGCACCAACGCGGCCGACATCACCGATGCGATCGCCACGCGCCTGCACGCGCTCGAAGGCGTGGCGATCCCTGCCGGGATGCACGTCGCGGTGACCCGCGACTATGGCCGGACCGCCACCGACAAGGCGGACAAGCTGATCCACAAGCTGATCTTCGCCACCTTCTCAGTGGTGCTGCTGGTGTTGCTGACGATGGGCTGGCGCGAGGCGATCGTGGTCGGCAGCGCGGTGATCATCACCCTGGCGCTGACCCTGTTCGCCTCGTGGGCGATGGGCTTCACCATCAACCGCGTCTCGCTGTTCGCGCTGATCTTCTCGATCGGCATCCTGGTCGACGACGCGATCGTGGTGGTGGAGAACATCCACCGGCACATGGCGCTGGGCGGACGCTCGCTGCGCGAGGCGATTCCCGCGGCGGTCAGCGAGGTCGGCGGGCCGACCATCCTGGCTACCTTCACGGTGATCGCCGCGCTGCTGCCGATGGCGTTCGTGTCCGGCCTGATGGGGCCGTACATGCGGCCGATCCCGATCAACGCCTCGGCCGGCATGCTGCTGTCGCTGGCGGTCGCGCTGGTGGTGACGCCGTGGCTGGCGCTGAAACTGCTTGGCCGCCACCGGCACGCCGATACCGCGCCGGCGGACCGCGGTACCGCAGAAGGCGACGCCGCGAACGGCAGCCGCCTGCACCGCGTCTTTCGTCGCCTGATGCTGCCGTTCCTCGACGGCGACCGCGCGCCGCGCCGGCGCCACCTGCTGTTTGCCGCGATGGGCGTGCTGGTGCTGGCCGCGGTGGGGCTGGTGGTGGTCAAGGCGGTGGTGCTGAAGATGCTGCCGTTCGACAACAAGTCCGAGTTCCAGATCGTGGTGGACATGCCCGAGGGCAGCACGCTGGAGCGCACCAACCGCCTGCTCGGCGAGCTGGCGCAGGCGGTAGCGAAGGTGCCCGAGGTGATGAACTGGCAGGGCTACGCCGGCACCGCCGCGCCGATCACCTTCAACGGCCTGGTGCGCCAGTATTACCTGCGCAGTGGCCCGATCGTGGGCGACCTGCAGGTGAACCTGGTCGACAAGCACGAGCGTTCGCGCCAGAGCCATGCCATTGCGCTGGCCGTGCGGCCGGCGCTGGCGAAGATCGGTGCGCGCTACGGCGCGTCGGTGAAAGTGGTTGAGGTGCCGCCCGGGCCGCCGGTGCTGGCGCCGATCGTGGCCGAGGTCTACGGTCCCGACTACGCCGGCGTGCGCCGCATGGCGCTGGAACTGGCACGGAAATTCAGGGCCAACCCTGACATCGTGGATGTCGACACCAGCGTGGAGGCGGACGCGCCACGCGAGGTGCTGGTGGTCGATCGCGCACGCGCCGCGCGGCTGGGGCTGGACCAGGCGGCCATCGCGCAGGTATTGCGCACGGCACTGTCCGGCGACGACGCCACCTACCTGATGGACGGCCACGCGAAATACGCGGTGCCGATCCGCCTGCGCCTGAATGCCGGCGACCAGGCAGCGATGGGGCAACTGCTGGCGCTGCGCGTGCGTGCACGCAGCGGTGTGCTGGTGCCGCTGTCCGAGGTGGTCGGCGTGCAGCCGGCAGATCGTGACAAGGCGATTTACCACAAGGATCTGCTGCCCTATGCCACGGTCACCGGCGACGATGCCGGCGCCACCGACAGCCCGCTGTACGGCATGTTCTCGCTGGTCGGCGAACTCGGCCACGAACGGCTGGACGGCCAGCTGCTGCAGCAGCATTTCACCGCGCAGCCCACCGACACCACCCGCGCCGCGGTGAAGTGGGACGGTGAGTGGCAGATCACCTTCGAGACGTTCCGCGACATGGGGCTGGCCTATTCGGTCGGCCTGCTGCTGATCTACCTGCTGGTGGTCGGCCAGTTCAGGAGCTACGTGGTGCCGCTGATCATCATGGCGCCGATTCCGCTGACCGTGATCGGCGTGATGCCAGGGCACGCCCTGCTCGGCGTGCAGTACACCGCCACCTCGATGATCGGCATGATCGCGCTGGCCGGCATCATCGTGCGCAACTCGATCCTGCTGATCGACTTCATCAACCACGCGCTGGCCGCCGGGCAGCCGCTGCGCGAGGCGGTGATCGACGCGGCGGCGGTGCGCGCCAAACCCATCGTGCTGACCGGCCTGGCGGCGATGATCGGCGGCTTCTTCATCATCGACGACCCGATCTTCCAGGGCCTGGCGGTGTCGTTGATCTTCGGCATCCTGGTCTCGACCGCGCTGACCCTGCTGGTGATCCCGCTGCTGTACTACGTGTGGCTGCAACGCCATCCGGCCGCTGGAACACCCGCCATCGAAGGAGCTTGA
- a CDS encoding OsmC family protein: MSDTQEFTLTLTQESDYVFRIEFDDTAIPALHTDESAPLGGDTGPNPSRMLVAAVANCLSASLLFSLRKYKNTPGRIVSRAKATLERNEQKRLRVAHIAVAIELPEAAASYAQIERLLQQFENFCVVTESVRQGVAVDVSVRDATGAVLHVSGPG; this comes from the coding sequence ATGAGCGACACCCAGGAATTCACGCTGACCCTGACCCAGGAGTCGGATTACGTCTTCCGCATCGAATTCGACGACACGGCGATACCAGCGCTGCACACCGACGAGTCGGCGCCGCTGGGTGGCGACACCGGCCCCAACCCGTCGCGCATGCTGGTCGCGGCGGTGGCCAACTGCCTCAGCGCCAGCCTGCTGTTCTCGCTGCGCAAGTACAAGAATACGCCGGGCCGCATCGTGAGCCGGGCGAAGGCAACACTGGAGCGCAACGAACAGAAGCGGCTTCGTGTCGCGCACATCGCGGTGGCGATCGAGCTGCCGGAGGCTGCCGCCAGCTACGCGCAGATCGAGCGCCTGCTGCAGCAGTTCGAGAACTTCTGCGTGGTGACCGAAAGCGTGCGGCAAGGTGTCGCGGTGGACGTCAGCGTCCGTGACGCAACGGGTGCCGTGCTGCATGTGTCCGGGCCTGGATGA